The Clostridium sp. AWRP genome has a window encoding:
- a CDS encoding ATP-binding protein: MDEIAGTGCDILVPFNERKPLKDIEHSITKRYRKHIWSKFVRAISEFKLVEEGDKVAVAVSGGKDSLTMAKLFQELQKHWKVNFELEFIAMDPGYHEDIKKLLVSNCEYLNIPVHIFESGIFNVVDNIAKDYPCYMCAKMRRGALYSKAKELGCNKLALGHHFNDVIETTLLNIFYSGSFKTMMPKLRSQNYEGIELIRPLYYVEESYIERFIQSSGIWPLNCACMVAAKRIGNKRYEIKDMIKKLKKNFNKDIDKLIFHAVENVNMDSILGWEKDGEKHSFIESYERNS, from the coding sequence ATGGATGAAATTGCGGGAACTGGATGTGATATATTAGTCCCTTTTAATGAAAGAAAACCCTTAAAAGACATAGAACATAGTATTACAAAAAGATATAGAAAGCATATATGGTCTAAATTTGTAAGGGCAATAAGTGAGTTTAAACTGGTAGAAGAAGGAGATAAAGTTGCGGTAGCAGTGTCTGGTGGAAAAGACAGCTTGACTATGGCCAAATTGTTTCAGGAACTTCAAAAGCATTGGAAAGTAAATTTTGAATTGGAATTTATTGCTATGGACCCGGGATATCATGAAGATATAAAAAAACTTTTAGTCAGTAATTGTGAATATTTAAACATTCCAGTGCACATTTTTGAGTCCGGTATATTTAATGTGGTAGATAATATTGCAAAGGATTATCCTTGTTATATGTGTGCAAAAATGCGCAGAGGTGCACTGTATTCTAAAGCAAAAGAACTTGGCTGCAATAAGCTTGCACTTGGGCATCACTTTAATGACGTTATAGAAACAACTCTTTTAAATATATTTTATTCGGGAAGCTTTAAAACCATGATGCCAAAATTAAGGTCTCAAAATTATGAAGGAATAGAACTTATAAGACCTCTTTATTATGTAGAAGAATCTTACATTGAGCGTTTCATACAATCAAGTGGCATATGGCCTCTCAACTGCGCCTGTATGGTTGCAGCAAAAAGAATAGGGAACAAGCGTTATGAAATTAAGGACATGATAAAGAAGTTGAAGAAGAATTTTAATAAGGATATAGATAAATTAATTTTCCACGCGGTTGAAAATGTAAATATGGATTCTATATTAGGCTGGGAAAAGGATGGAGAAAAGCATTCATTTATAGAGTCTTATGAAAGAAATAGTTAA
- a CDS encoding cell wall hydrolase has protein sequence MAFSYRELLARIIKCEAGGEGENGMKAVATTIMNRVRVPYGEYQRLGQGDLRKVLYQKGQFDCMRTELGGVPNPQNIWSVVPEQIHYDIADWALAGNRLFTVGYSLWYFNPFAPCPWLFPYTGTGSFQVKVAKHCFYNPTELYAKT, from the coding sequence ATGGCATTTTCATATAGAGAGCTGCTGGCCAGGATTATAAAATGTGAGGCAGGCGGTGAAGGGGAAAATGGCATGAAAGCAGTAGCAACTACCATTATGAATAGAGTTAGAGTACCCTATGGCGAATATCAGAGACTAGGTCAAGGCGACCTTAGGAAAGTACTTTATCAGAAAGGGCAGTTTGACTGTATGCGTACTGAACTAGGGGGCGTTCCCAATCCTCAAAATATCTGGTCAGTTGTTCCTGAACAAATACACTATGACATAGCAGATTGGGCACTTGCAGGCAACCGGTTATTTACTGTAGGATACTCTCTCTGGTACTTCAATCCCTTTGCCCCATGTCCGTGGCTTTTTCCCTACACTGGCACAGGAAGTTTCCAAGTAAAAGTAGCAAAGCACTGCTTTTACAATCCAACAGAACTATATGCTAAAACTTGA
- a CDS encoding HAMP domain-containing sensor histidine kinase has translation MKNFNEDDEINENKLKNLIMMNYTLSLEREIEKLKNDAEKNSEKLNESQELNKKILQFIYGLFHELKTPLNVIFSAVQVMSLCTEYENGGTLEKQSQYLKIIKQNCYRLMRLINNLQDLSKLDSGFAKLELHNRNIVSFVEDITLSLIPYAKGKGINLIFDTNVEEKIMALDYNKIERIILNLLSNAIKFTPEKGTICIGVEDEDDNVYISVKDTGVGIPKDKFKFVFEKFKQCDKSPINGKIGNGIGLYLVKCFTEMHGGKVSVKSILGQGSTFTVKLPVKVVEEKLNDIIYSDDVDEQLNIEFSDICPKN, from the coding sequence ATGAAGAATTTTAATGAAGACGATGAAATTAATGAAAATAAGCTAAAAAATTTAATTATGATGAATTATACTCTAAGTCTGGAAAGAGAAATAGAGAAACTTAAAAATGATGCCGAAAAAAATAGTGAGAAATTAAATGAAAGCCAGGAACTCAATAAAAAAATTTTGCAGTTTATATATGGCTTATTTCATGAACTTAAGACACCTTTAAATGTTATCTTTTCTGCAGTACAGGTAATGTCATTATGTACGGAATATGAAAATGGAGGAACTTTAGAGAAACAGAGTCAGTATCTTAAAATAATAAAGCAAAATTGTTATAGACTTATGCGTCTTATAAATAACTTACAGGATTTAAGTAAATTGGATTCAGGATTTGCCAAATTGGAGTTGCACAACAGAAATATTGTAAGTTTTGTTGAAGATATTACTTTATCTTTAATTCCTTATGCTAAAGGCAAAGGTATAAATTTGATTTTTGATACCAATGTAGAAGAGAAGATTATGGCTTTAGATTATAATAAGATAGAGAGAATTATTTTAAATTTACTTTCAAATGCAATTAAATTTACGCCTGAAAAAGGTACTATATGCATAGGGGTTGAAGACGAAGACGATAATGTATATATAAGTGTAAAAGATACAGGTGTAGGAATACCTAAGGATAAGTTTAAATTTGTATTTGAGAAATTCAAGCAGTGTGATAAATCACCTATAAATGGGAAAATTGGAAACGGCATAGGACTTTATCTTGTAAAATGTTTTACTGAAATGCATGGAGGCAAAGTTAGCGTAAAGAGTATTTTAGGACAGGGAAGTACATTTACTGTAAAGCTTCCTGTTAAAGTTGTAGAAGAAAAATTAAATGATATAATTTACAGTGATGATGTGGATGAACAGCTCAATATAGAATTTTCGGATATATGTCCTAAAAATTAA